One segment of Platichthys flesus chromosome 15, fPlaFle2.1, whole genome shotgun sequence DNA contains the following:
- the gabrr3a gene encoding gamma-aminobutyric acid receptor subunit rho-3a, translating into MRVALLGLRLMCLAGLWPITQLHGSHLPNKRRHKDEYVGENTRQKHGGRVDLKMKKMDSTKSLLIKSEQLLRIEDHDFAMRPGFGGSAIPVGIDVQVESIDSISEVNMDFTMTLYLRHYWQDDRLAFPSSSNKSRTFDSRLVKKIWVPDVFFVHSKRSFIHDTTMENIMLRVFPDGNILYSVRITVTALCSMDFSSFPLDTQNCSLELESYAYNENDLMLYWKNGNDSLRTEEIVLSQFFVEDFQPSFGLAFYSSTGWYNRLYINFILRRHIFFFMLQTYFPTMLMVMLSWVSFWIDRRAVPARVSLGITTVLTMSTIITGVSASMPQVSYVKAVDIYLWASFLFVFLSVIEYATVNYFTTVEEMKRLRRAKMPSSFNATQAMAFDGCYHDNDIDLTPFSEVSSTPNTERNTQTRNSTVSAPTEGTRLRRKHPLIENLSFIMSNSYMIDSYSRVIFPLAYLLFNIIYWSLYA; encoded by the exons ATGAGAGTGGCCCTCCTGGGCCTCAGACTGATGTGCTTGGCCGGGTTGTGGCCCATCACCCAGCTCCACGGCAGCCACCTGCCGAACAAGAGGAGACACAAGGATGAGTACGTGGGAGAGAACACCAGACAGAAGCACGGAGG GCGGGTGGATCTTAAGATGAAAAAGATGGACAGCACCAAGTCACTGCTTATTAAATCTGAGCAGCTGCTTCGCATTGAGGACCATGACTTTGCAATGCGGCCGGGCTTCGGag GTTCAGCTATTCCTGTCGGCATCGACGTCCAGGTAGAGAGCATTGACAGCATATCGGAAGTAAACATG gaCTTTACTATGACTTTGTACTTGAGGCATTATTGGCAGGACGATCGGCTGGCCTTTCCGTCCAGCAGCAACAAGAGTCGCACCTTCGATTCACGTCTTGTGAAGAAAATTTGGGTTCCTGACGTTTTCTTTGTTCACTCTAAACGGTCGTTCATCCACGATACAACCATGGAGAATATCATGCTGAGGGTTTTTCCTGACGGCAACATTCTCTACAGTGTCAG GATCACAGTGACGGCACTTTGCTCGATGGACTTCAGTAGTTTCCCCTTGGACACACAGAATTGCTCCCTGGAGCTGGAGAGCT ATGCTTACAATGAGAACGACCTCATGCTCTACTGGAAGAACGGGAACGATTCGTTAAGGACTGAAGAGATCGTGCTCTCTCAGTTTTTTGTTGAAGACTTCCAGCCTTCCTTTGGGCTTGCCTTCTACAGCAGTACTG GTTGGTATAATCGGCTCTACATCAACTTCATTCTCAGGAGGcatatcttcttcttcatgcttCAGACGTACTTCCCCACCATGCTGATGGTGATGCTGTCCTGGGTGTCCTTCTGGATAGACAGGAGGGCGGTACCTGCTCGTGTCTCTCTTG GCATCACCACAGTTCTGACCATGTCCACCATCATCACTGGTGTCTCAGCCTCTATGCCACAGGTGTCTTACGTCAAAGCCGTGGACATCTACTTGTGGGCAAGCTTCCTGTTCGTCTTCCTGTCCGTCATTGAGTACGCTACCGTCAACTATTTCACCACAGTCGAGGAGATGAAGAGGCTCCGACGGGCAAAG ATGCCCTCATCTTTCAATGCCACACAGGCTATGGCGTTTGACGGCTGTTACCATGACAACGACATTGACCTGACTCCTTTCTCGGAGGTGTCCAGCACACCGAACACGGAGAGGAACACCCAGACCCGGAACTCCACCGTCTCTGCACCCACGGAGGGCACCAGGCTACGCCGCAAGCACCCTCTTATAGAAAACCTCAGCTTCATAATGAGCAACAGCTACATGATCGACTCTTACTCCAGAGTCATATTTCCCCTGGCTTACCTGCTCTTCAACATCATCTACTGGAGTCTATATGCATAG